From Pandoraea norimbergensis, the proteins below share one genomic window:
- a CDS encoding glutathione S-transferase family protein, translated as MQLIVANKRYSSWSMRPWVLLKHFGIAFEECNVWLAQPDSREQILRYSPTGKVPCLIDNGITVWDSLAICEYLAESYPHVPLWPSSREARAHARSVCAEMHSGFGGLRSSMFMNIGAHWPGAAATPEALADIRRVEAIWEDCLARHGGPFLFGEFTIADAFYAPVVMRFATFEPALSAVAQAYAERIREVPAVQAWVAAAKAETIRVDYYEVRP; from the coding sequence ATGCAACTGATCGTCGCCAACAAGCGATATTCCTCGTGGTCGATGCGGCCCTGGGTTCTGCTCAAGCACTTCGGTATCGCGTTCGAAGAGTGCAACGTCTGGCTCGCGCAGCCTGACTCGCGCGAACAGATTCTGCGCTACTCGCCGACCGGCAAGGTGCCGTGTCTTATCGACAACGGTATTACCGTGTGGGATTCGCTGGCCATTTGCGAGTACCTCGCGGAGAGCTATCCGCATGTGCCGCTGTGGCCGTCGTCGCGCGAAGCCCGCGCCCACGCGCGTAGTGTCTGCGCCGAGATGCACAGCGGCTTTGGCGGTCTGCGCAGCAGCATGTTCATGAACATTGGCGCGCATTGGCCGGGGGCGGCGGCAACGCCTGAGGCGCTCGCCGACATTCGTCGCGTCGAGGCGATCTGGGAAGACTGTCTCGCCCGCCATGGCGGCCCGTTCCTGTTCGGTGAATTCACCATTGCCGACGCGTTCTACGCGCCGGTGGTGATGCGCTTCGCGACGTTCGAACCGGCGCTCTCGGCAGTGGCTCAGGCCTACGCCGAACGCATTCGCGAAGTTCCCGCCGTGCAGGCATGGGTGGCGGCGGCCAAGGCCGAGACGATCCGCGTCGACTATTACGAAGTGCGTCCATGA
- a CDS encoding multifunctional CCA addition/repair protein, translated as MKIYAVGGAIRDAMLGLPVKDRDYVVVGATPEEMVQLGYKPVGRDFPVFLHPKTRAEYALARTERKTARGYHGFSFYFAPEVTLEEDLIRRDFTINAMAREVLPDDSLSDTLVDPYGGERDLKARLFRHVGVAFAEDPVRILRCARFAARFTDFSVAGETLDLMREMTANGEVDALVAERVWQELSRGLMENRPSRMFDVLRESGALARILPELAQLWGVPQRADYHPEVDTGVHVMMVLDFAAAQGYSLPVRFAALTHDLGKGTTPDDVLPRHIGHEGRSVDLLGPLCARLRVPVECRELAQVVAREHGNIHASGKFGASALVRLLERCDALRKPERFVEILQACEADARGRGGDFPNAPYAQRDRLMAALAAARSVDAGAVASQFTDNPGKIRDAVQAARIEAVEAAGLGAAQDA; from the coding sequence ATGAAGATTTACGCAGTCGGCGGCGCCATTCGCGACGCCATGTTGGGTCTGCCGGTCAAAGACCGCGATTACGTCGTGGTGGGCGCCACGCCGGAGGAAATGGTTCAGCTGGGATACAAACCGGTCGGCCGCGACTTTCCAGTTTTCCTCCATCCGAAGACGCGCGCCGAGTACGCACTCGCGCGCACCGAACGGAAAACCGCACGCGGCTATCACGGCTTCTCGTTCTACTTCGCCCCGGAAGTCACGCTCGAAGAAGACTTGATCCGTCGCGACTTCACGATCAACGCGATGGCGCGCGAGGTGTTGCCCGACGACAGTCTGTCGGACACGCTGGTCGATCCGTACGGTGGCGAGCGCGATCTGAAAGCGCGGCTGTTTCGTCACGTTGGTGTGGCGTTTGCGGAAGACCCAGTCCGGATTCTGCGTTGCGCCCGCTTTGCGGCGCGATTCACCGACTTCTCGGTGGCAGGCGAAACCCTCGACCTGATGCGCGAGATGACCGCCAACGGAGAGGTCGATGCGTTGGTGGCCGAGCGGGTCTGGCAGGAGCTGTCTCGCGGACTGATGGAAAACCGGCCGTCGCGCATGTTCGATGTCTTGCGCGAGTCAGGGGCGCTGGCGCGCATCCTGCCTGAGCTAGCCCAACTGTGGGGCGTGCCGCAACGCGCCGACTATCACCCCGAAGTCGATACCGGCGTGCACGTGATGATGGTGCTCGACTTCGCTGCGGCGCAGGGATACTCACTGCCGGTGCGGTTTGCCGCGCTCACGCACGATCTCGGCAAGGGCACCACGCCGGACGACGTGCTGCCGCGTCACATCGGACACGAAGGCCGCAGCGTCGATCTGCTGGGTCCGTTGTGCGCCCGCTTGAGGGTGCCGGTCGAGTGCCGCGAACTCGCTCAGGTGGTTGCGCGCGAGCACGGCAACATTCATGCGAGTGGAAAGTTCGGGGCGTCCGCGCTGGTGCGTTTGCTTGAGCGCTGCGACGCGCTGCGAAAACCCGAGCGCTTTGTCGAGATTCTGCAAGCTTGCGAGGCGGATGCCCGCGGTCGGGGGGGGGATTTTCCGAATGCACCGTATGCGCAGCGAGATCGTCTGATGGCGGCGCTGGCGGCCGCTCGGTCTGTCGATGCGGGGGCCGTAGCCAGTCAGTTCACCGACAATCCGGGGAAGATTCGCGACGCGGTGCAGGCCGCGCGAATCGAAGCGGTTGAAGCCGCGGGCCTTGGGGCTGCGCAGGACGCCTGA
- a CDS encoding YopJ family acetyltransferase yields the protein MAASSFPPTLMHPSSHWSRTRSYSVPAAATDALNVATNGATTSPTGVPITAIRAMRNVDAANSMRYSLPRTLRGYYRFSVAFLSAQKQCPSMAQADAKFLPTLVESEAAHQPGMRLSQHRSPDDLVAYLLQQCRLPAAQGREQGIVNMGPDGIHFAAFDLAIRDGQPSVILIESGSMNDEGGSRLAFRLCNEMTRHAPTGKHWPDRALLILETRMQQSSVDCGMFSLMTCKTMFKEASLFESLHTRLRTGAFDDAAFHHFPFEKTDTLLPPSIMRHTQSKRRLAGYAQRHHGGEEAEDAEIRRLVRRQKGLTFDRENRSYSVSIEFERIKAAGRALPPPLASSEMLEDTFLQRL from the coding sequence ATGGCGGCTTCTTCTTTTCCCCCGACGCTCATGCACCCGTCATCCCACTGGTCACGCACCAGAAGCTACTCCGTCCCGGCCGCCGCTACAGACGCGTTGAATGTCGCGACGAACGGCGCTACGACTTCCCCCACAGGTGTGCCGATCACCGCGATTCGCGCGATGAGAAACGTCGATGCCGCGAATTCAATGCGATATTCGCTGCCCCGGACACTGCGCGGTTACTACCGTTTCTCTGTCGCCTTCCTCTCGGCCCAGAAGCAGTGCCCGAGCATGGCGCAGGCCGACGCGAAATTCCTCCCCACGCTAGTCGAGTCCGAGGCGGCCCATCAGCCCGGTATGCGGTTATCGCAGCACCGCTCCCCCGACGATCTGGTGGCGTACCTTTTGCAACAATGCCGATTGCCAGCGGCGCAGGGCCGCGAGCAGGGAATCGTCAACATGGGGCCCGACGGCATCCATTTCGCGGCGTTCGATCTGGCCATTCGTGACGGCCAGCCGTCCGTGATTCTCATCGAGTCAGGTTCGATGAACGATGAGGGCGGTTCACGACTGGCCTTCCGGTTGTGTAACGAGATGACACGGCACGCGCCCACCGGAAAGCACTGGCCTGATCGCGCGCTGTTGATCCTTGAAACCCGAATGCAACAGAGTTCGGTGGACTGCGGCATGTTCAGTCTCATGACCTGCAAAACGATGTTCAAGGAAGCGAGCCTGTTCGAATCGCTTCACACGCGCTTGCGTACCGGAGCGTTCGACGATGCGGCGTTTCACCACTTCCCCTTCGAGAAGACCGATACATTGCTCCCGCCGTCGATCATGCGGCACACGCAGTCAAAACGACGGCTCGCCGGCTACGCGCAGCGACATCACGGCGGTGAGGAGGCGGAGGATGCAGAGATACGGAGACTCGTCCGTCGTCAAAAAGGGCTAACCTTCGATCGCGAGAATCGAAGCTACAGCGTCTCGATTGAATTCGAACGGATCAAAGCCGCAGGGCGGGCGTTACCGCCCCCGCTGGCGTCATCGGAAATGCTGGAAGATACGTTCTTGCAGCGTTTGTGA
- a CDS encoding glutamate/aspartate ABC transporter substrate-binding protein: protein MQTKVRLTGAMLGVAMAIGTASGAAQAQSTSETLQKIETSGVISIGHRESSIPFSYYDNNHNVIGYSQDLCNKVVDAVKAKLKKPDLQVRFIPVTSQNRIALVQNGTVDIECGVTTNLKARQAQVNFSDTFFVAGTRLLVNKNSGVKDFPDLAGKAVVTNAGTTSERILNKMNNDKKMNMSVIAGKDYGESFIMLQGGRVQGFMMDDVLLAGARTMGRNPDDWVVTGTPQSFEAYGFMMKHGDTVFKKLVDDTLSGVMKSGEINAMYKKWFESPVPPKNINFNFPMSEQLKQLYANPNDQAFE from the coding sequence ATGCAGACCAAGGTGCGATTGACCGGGGCGATGCTGGGCGTGGCGATGGCGATCGGTACCGCGTCGGGCGCAGCACAAGCGCAAAGCACATCGGAGACGCTGCAAAAGATCGAGACCAGCGGGGTGATTTCGATCGGCCATCGTGAGTCGTCGATTCCGTTCTCGTATTACGACAACAATCACAACGTCATCGGTTACTCGCAGGACCTCTGCAACAAAGTCGTCGACGCAGTGAAGGCCAAGCTCAAGAAGCCCGATCTGCAAGTGCGCTTCATTCCCGTGACGTCGCAGAACCGCATTGCGCTGGTGCAGAACGGCACGGTCGACATCGAGTGCGGCGTGACGACCAACTTGAAAGCACGTCAGGCACAGGTCAACTTCTCGGACACGTTCTTCGTGGCCGGTACGCGCCTGCTGGTGAACAAGAACTCGGGCGTCAAAGACTTCCCGGATCTCGCCGGCAAGGCTGTCGTGACCAACGCTGGCACGACGTCGGAGCGCATCCTCAACAAGATGAACAACGACAAGAAGATGAACATGAGCGTGATCGCGGGCAAGGATTACGGCGAGTCGTTCATCATGCTGCAAGGCGGTCGCGTTCAGGGCTTCATGATGGACGACGTGCTGCTCGCAGGCGCCCGCACCATGGGCCGCAACCCCGACGACTGGGTCGTGACCGGCACGCCGCAGTCGTTCGAAGCGTACGGCTTCATGATGAAACACGGCGACACGGTGTTCAAAAAGCTGGTGGACGACACGCTCTCGGGCGTGATGAAGAGCGGCGAGATCAACGCGATGTACAAGAAGTGGTTCGAATCGCCGGTGCCGCCGAAGAACATCAACTTCAATTTCCCGATGAGCGAACAGCTCAAGCAGCTCTACGCGAACCCGAACGATCAGGCGTTCGAGTAA
- a CDS encoding DUF2905 domain-containing protein translates to MFRWMFTIFIAVCILSAASPWLSKLGIGRLPGDLRFRWRDREMVFPFASTVVLSLVFNLLIRLL, encoded by the coding sequence ATGTTTCGCTGGATGTTCACGATCTTCATCGCGGTCTGCATCCTCTCGGCAGCCTCGCCCTGGCTGTCGAAGCTCGGCATCGGCCGCCTGCCGGGCGACTTGCGGTTCCGCTGGCGCGACCGGGAGATGGTCTTCCCGTTCGCCTCGACCGTGGTGCTCTCGCTCGTCTTCAATCTGCTGATTCGCCTGCTTTGA
- a CDS encoding class I SAM-dependent methyltransferase, with protein sequence MNQAAPKPHSLPVPEADALEHSRRLTAHLADAIDAAGGWLPFDRFMELALYAPGLGYYAAGAAKFGRLAADGSDFVTAPELTPFFAGTLARQIGEIVEQTGDAEVLEFGAGSGRLAADLLLALDAQGTPCERYSIMELSGELRARQRATIERLAPHLLDKVTWLDYLPDAFHGVMLGNEVLDAMPVRLWARRPDASGQPVWFERGVTMTADGFAWEERLHDGPVPEALAALDDLPPTQEYLTETHEAASAFVRSVAPLLARGVLLLIDYGFPAREYYHPQRAQGTLMCHYRHHAHDDPFYYPGLQDITAHVEFSGIADAGVEAGLDLLGFTSQARFLMNAGIVDLMSALDPTDPATFLPAANAAQKLLSEAEMGELFKVIAFGRGMDEWAGLIGFATSDRSHAL encoded by the coding sequence ATGAATCAGGCCGCACCGAAACCCCATAGTTTACCCGTTCCAGAGGCTGACGCGCTCGAACACTCGCGCCGCCTCACGGCCCATCTCGCCGACGCGATCGACGCGGCGGGCGGCTGGCTGCCGTTCGATCGCTTCATGGAACTGGCCCTGTACGCCCCCGGACTCGGCTATTACGCCGCCGGTGCTGCCAAATTCGGACGTCTGGCCGCCGACGGCAGCGACTTCGTCACCGCCCCCGAACTCACGCCGTTCTTCGCCGGTACGCTCGCCCGTCAGATCGGCGAAATCGTCGAACAGACGGGCGATGCCGAGGTGCTGGAGTTCGGCGCGGGCTCGGGACGCCTCGCGGCCGATCTGCTGCTCGCGCTCGACGCACAAGGCACGCCCTGCGAGCGCTACTCGATCATGGAGCTCTCAGGTGAGCTCCGAGCCCGCCAGCGCGCCACGATCGAGCGGCTTGCCCCGCATCTGCTCGACAAGGTGACCTGGCTCGACTATCTGCCGGACGCCTTCCACGGCGTGATGCTCGGCAACGAAGTGCTCGACGCCATGCCCGTACGCCTGTGGGCGCGCCGCCCGGATGCCAGCGGCCAGCCCGTCTGGTTCGAGCGCGGCGTCACGATGACGGCTGACGGCTTTGCGTGGGAAGAACGTCTGCATGACGGCCCGGTGCCCGAGGCGCTGGCCGCGCTCGACGACCTGCCGCCCACGCAGGAATACCTGACGGAAACACACGAAGCCGCTTCGGCCTTTGTCCGTAGCGTGGCGCCGTTGCTTGCCCGTGGTGTGCTGCTGCTCATCGATTACGGCTTCCCGGCGCGCGAGTATTACCATCCGCAGCGCGCGCAAGGCACGCTGATGTGCCACTACCGCCACCACGCGCACGACGATCCGTTCTATTACCCCGGTTTGCAGGACATCACCGCGCACGTGGAATTCTCGGGCATCGCCGATGCAGGCGTAGAAGCCGGCCTCGACCTGCTGGGCTTCACGTCGCAGGCACGATTCCTGATGAATGCCGGCATCGTCGATCTGATGAGTGCGCTCGATCCGACCGACCCGGCGACGTTCCTGCCCGCGGCCAACGCCGCCCAGAAACTCCTGTCGGAAGCGGAAATGGGCGAGCTCTTCAAGGTGATCGCCTTCGGACGTGGCATGGACGAGTGGGCCGGGCTCATCGGCTTTGCCACCAGCGACCGCAGTCACGCCCTCTGA
- a CDS encoding SDR family oxidoreductase — MTVAPTPRSTPAASDANARTPAVPRVALVTGGARRIGRAIALRLAGMGWDVAVHYERSHDEALETVTAIEALGRRAVALQASLADESATAGLIARCTEALGVPSCLVNNASRFEYDGAADFGYNALERHMRVNVGAPLVLAREMYAALGETGRGVIVNLLDQKLANPNPDYLSYTLSKAALDVATTLLAQAFAPRLRVVGVAPGVTLLSVDQTPAGFAAAHAATPLGASSTPEDIAQAVAYLADAPAVTGTVLYVDGGQHLAASSRDVKFLTEPADADRSR, encoded by the coding sequence ATGACCGTTGCACCCACGCCACGCTCCACGCCCGCCGCCAGCGACGCCAACGCCCGCACGCCTGCCGTGCCGCGCGTAGCGCTCGTCACCGGCGGCGCGCGCCGCATCGGCCGCGCGATTGCGCTGCGGCTCGCCGGTATGGGGTGGGACGTGGCGGTGCATTACGAGCGCTCGCACGACGAGGCGCTTGAAACGGTCACCGCCATCGAAGCGCTGGGCCGTCGTGCGGTAGCGTTGCAGGCGTCGCTGGCCGACGAGTCCGCCACGGCGGGCCTCATCGCCCGTTGTACCGAGGCGCTGGGTGTCCCAAGCTGCCTGGTCAATAACGCCTCGCGCTTCGAGTACGATGGCGCCGCAGATTTCGGCTATAACGCCCTTGAGCGCCACATGCGCGTGAACGTGGGGGCGCCGCTGGTGCTGGCGCGCGAGATGTACGCGGCATTGGGCGAGACGGGACGCGGCGTGATCGTCAACCTGCTCGACCAGAAGCTGGCGAATCCGAACCCCGATTACCTGTCGTACACGTTGTCGAAGGCGGCGCTCGACGTCGCCACCACGTTGCTGGCGCAGGCGTTTGCGCCCCGCCTTCGGGTGGTGGGTGTGGCGCCGGGCGTCACGCTGCTGTCCGTTGACCAGACCCCGGCGGGCTTTGCCGCTGCGCATGCCGCCACACCGTTGGGCGCATCGTCGACACCGGAAGACATCGCACAGGCGGTGGCGTATCTGGCCGACGCACCGGCGGTAACTGGCACCGTACTGTATGTCGATGGCGGCCAGCATCTTGCCGCCTCGTCGCGGGACGTAAAATTTCTGACCGAGCCGGCCGACGCCGACCGGTCTCGTTGA
- a CDS encoding dihydroneopterin aldolase, with product MHSALSHPRLMDCRRMFLRDYEVFINIGVHDHEKRGEQRVLINVQLFVPLSDSTPVADKLDEVVDYDFMRETIAKRVGQGHIHLQETLCDDVAEALLAHPRVRAVGVSTEKPDVYPDCHSVGIEVFKMKGA from the coding sequence ATGCATAGCGCTCTTTCCCACCCTCGCCTGATGGACTGCCGTCGCATGTTCCTGCGCGACTATGAAGTGTTCATCAACATCGGCGTTCACGACCACGAGAAGCGTGGCGAGCAGCGCGTGCTGATCAACGTGCAGTTGTTCGTGCCGCTCTCTGACAGCACGCCCGTGGCCGACAAGCTCGACGAAGTGGTCGATTACGACTTCATGCGCGAGACCATCGCCAAGCGCGTGGGACAAGGCCACATCCACTTGCAGGAAACCCTTTGCGACGACGTGGCGGAGGCACTGCTGGCGCACCCGCGCGTGCGCGCTGTGGGCGTGTCGACCGAGAAGCCCGATGTCTACCCCGATTGCCACTCGGTGGGCATCGAGGTGTTCAAGATGAAGGGTGCCTGA
- the ttcA gene encoding tRNA 2-thiocytidine(32) synthetase TtcA, which yields MSAVISETGATSAATGNVAVDSVKKAQKLAFENNKLEKRLFRLTGQAIGDYNMIEQGDRVMVCMSGGKDSYAMLDILLKLRERAPIDFSIVAVNLDQKQPGFPEHVLPDYFRAIGVDFHIENQDTYSIVKRVVPEGKTTCSLCSRLRRGILYRVAGELGATKIALGHHRDDIIETLFLNMFYGGKLKGMPPKLQSDDGKNVVIRPLAYVRESDLERYAEYKQFPIIPCTLCGSQPNLKRGEMKALIRQWEKQHPGRIKSIFSSLSNVIPSHLMDAGIHDFKNLRATGQPDPLGDTAFDEVPCGDENDAGIIRIAQFDD from the coding sequence ATGAGTGCCGTGATTTCCGAGACCGGTGCCACCTCGGCCGCGACCGGTAATGTTGCCGTTGATAGCGTCAAGAAGGCCCAGAAGCTCGCGTTCGAGAACAACAAGCTCGAGAAGCGGTTGTTCCGTCTGACGGGGCAGGCCATCGGCGACTACAACATGATCGAGCAGGGCGATCGCGTGATGGTGTGCATGTCTGGCGGCAAGGACAGCTACGCCATGCTCGACATTCTGCTCAAGCTGCGCGAGCGTGCGCCGATCGACTTCTCCATCGTTGCGGTGAATCTCGATCAGAAGCAGCCGGGTTTCCCTGAGCATGTGCTGCCCGATTATTTCCGCGCCATCGGCGTGGATTTCCATATCGAGAATCAGGACACATACTCCATCGTCAAGCGCGTGGTGCCCGAGGGCAAGACCACGTGTTCGCTGTGTTCGCGTCTGCGCCGGGGCATTTTGTACCGCGTGGCGGGCGAACTCGGCGCGACCAAGATTGCGCTGGGCCATCATCGCGACGACATCATCGAGACGCTGTTCCTGAACATGTTCTACGGTGGCAAGCTCAAGGGCATGCCGCCCAAGCTGCAATCGGATGACGGCAAGAACGTGGTGATCCGCCCGCTCGCGTACGTGCGTGAGTCGGATCTGGAGCGTTACGCCGAGTACAAGCAGTTCCCGATCATTCCGTGCACGCTGTGCGGCAGCCAGCCGAACCTGAAGCGTGGCGAGATGAAGGCGCTGATTCGCCAATGGGAAAAGCAGCATCCGGGCCGCATCAAGTCGATTTTCAGCTCACTCTCGAACGTGATTCCGTCGCATCTGATGGACGCGGGCATTCACGACTTCAAGAATCTGCGCGCGACGGGCCAGCCCGATCCGCTCGGCGATACGGCATTCGATGAAGTGCCGTGCGGCGACGAAAACGACGCCGGCATCATTCGCATCGCCCAGTTCGACGACTAA
- the glmU gene encoding bifunctional UDP-N-acetylglucosamine diphosphorylase/glucosamine-1-phosphate N-acetyltransferase GlmU, translating to MNIVILAAGMGKRMRSRLPKVLQPLAGRPLLSHVIATARTLSPGKLIVVIGHGGEAVRDAVAADDVSFAEQAQQLGTGHAVQQAVTLLDESVPTLVLYGDVPLTRTETLQGLLDAAGSDKLGVLTVDLDNPTGYGRIVRDAAGNVLRIVEQKDANDAERAIREINTGILVAPTRHLKGWLAGLKNQNAQGEYYLTDVIACAVADGVPVVTTQPTFAWEPNGVNDKAQLAELERDYQRNAAAALLAAGVTLIDPNRFDLRGEIECGTDVSIDVNCVFEGKVVIGDGATIGPNCVIRDTTIGAGTSIEAFSHLDGAVVGADAHIGPYARLRPGAELADDVHIGNFVEVKNATLAKGSKANHLAYVGDSTVGARVNIGAGTITCNYDGANKHRTVIEDDVFIGSDSQLVAPVTVRRGTTIAAGTTVWKDTPENALVLNGKTQVAKDGYVRPRKQKQ from the coding sequence ATGAATATTGTGATTCTCGCGGCCGGCATGGGTAAGCGCATGCGCTCCAGGCTCCCCAAGGTACTGCAACCGCTGGCGGGCCGTCCGCTGCTCTCGCATGTGATCGCGACGGCGCGCACGCTTTCGCCGGGCAAACTGATTGTCGTGATCGGCCATGGTGGCGAAGCCGTGCGTGACGCTGTGGCTGCCGACGACGTGAGTTTTGCCGAGCAAGCTCAACAACTGGGCACCGGCCACGCCGTGCAACAGGCGGTGACGTTGCTCGACGAATCGGTGCCGACGCTGGTGCTCTATGGCGACGTACCGTTGACGCGTACCGAGACCTTGCAGGGCCTGCTCGATGCGGCCGGCAGCGACAAGCTCGGCGTGCTGACGGTCGATCTGGATAATCCGACCGGCTACGGCCGAATCGTGCGCGATGCCGCAGGCAATGTACTTCGCATCGTCGAGCAGAAGGACGCTAACGATGCGGAGCGTGCCATTCGTGAGATCAACACCGGCATTCTCGTCGCACCAACGCGCCATCTGAAGGGCTGGCTGGCCGGCTTGAAGAACCAGAACGCCCAAGGCGAGTACTACCTGACCGACGTCATCGCCTGCGCGGTGGCCGATGGCGTGCCGGTGGTGACCACGCAGCCCACGTTCGCGTGGGAACCCAATGGCGTGAACGACAAGGCGCAGCTCGCAGAACTGGAGCGCGACTATCAACGCAACGCGGCGGCGGCCTTGCTGGCGGCGGGGGTCACGCTCATCGATCCGAACCGATTCGATCTGCGCGGCGAGATCGAGTGCGGTACTGACGTGTCGATCGACGTGAACTGTGTGTTCGAAGGCAAGGTCGTGATCGGTGACGGGGCGACGATCGGCCCGAACTGCGTGATTCGCGATACCACGATCGGCGCTGGCACCAGCATTGAGGCGTTCAGCCATCTCGACGGCGCCGTGGTGGGCGCCGACGCGCACATTGGGCCGTATGCCCGTCTGCGCCCGGGGGCCGAACTTGCCGACGACGTGCATATCGGCAACTTTGTGGAAGTGAAGAATGCCACTCTTGCCAAGGGTTCCAAGGCGAATCATCTGGCTTATGTGGGCGATTCGACCGTCGGCGCGCGCGTGAATATCGGCGCGGGCACCATCACTTGCAATTACGACGGGGCGAACAAGCATCGCACGGTGATCGAGGACGACGTCTTCATCGGTTCCGACTCGCAACTGGTGGCACCCGTGACGGTGCGTCGCGGCACGACCATTGCGGCAGGGACGACGGTGTGGAAAGACACGCCCGAGAATGCGCTGGTGCTCAACGGCAAGACGCAGGTGGCGAAAGACGGCTACGTCCGTCCGCGCAAGCAGAAGCAGTAA